A DNA window from bacterium contains the following coding sequences:
- a CDS encoding amidohydrolase family protein: MLCYPWAGHGGVIDAHLHFVTGAMLTRAARQFPRPRRPQAASATRGRRAEDGPATVPPEQLARQWIEVLDRHRIDAGFFIAIGEGSEELATLVRQHPSRCYAWGSVVDATAPGAASDVRRFPQWGLPGLKLYPPFQWFSPGNRAIYPVHEAAAALDLPVLFRFGITIAPTYDLTHASPLRLSVAARDFPDVSFGIAHCGAGFLREALMLAYHTDNIWTDTSGTNNWRLYTLGAPSLDDLFRDLARAYGPHRIVFGTDSTAPERYRADIVREQQEVLERLEVDERDRAAIFTNNARRLLRLSPSVDYDGAPTERRTARATAARGPT, from the coding sequence TTGCTATGCTACCCGTGGGCTGGGCATGGCGGTGTCATCGACGCGCATCTTCACTTTGTCACCGGCGCGATGCTGACGCGCGCGGCAAGGCAATTCCCGCGCCCACGCCGGCCGCAGGCGGCCTCTGCAACCCGTGGGCGCCGGGCAGAGGACGGACCTGCGACGGTGCCCCCCGAGCAACTGGCGCGGCAATGGATCGAGGTCCTGGATCGACACAGAATCGATGCGGGGTTCTTTATCGCGATCGGTGAAGGCAGCGAAGAACTCGCCACACTGGTGCGGCAGCATCCCTCACGGTGCTATGCCTGGGGCAGCGTCGTCGACGCCACGGCGCCGGGTGCCGCGTCGGACGTACGGCGCTTTCCGCAGTGGGGGTTGCCCGGTCTGAAGCTTTACCCACCGTTCCAGTGGTTCAGTCCCGGCAACCGCGCAATCTACCCTGTACACGAGGCCGCAGCTGCTCTGGACCTCCCCGTGCTATTTCGTTTCGGCATCACGATCGCGCCGACATACGACTTGACGCACGCGAGCCCGCTGCGCCTTTCCGTGGCGGCCCGTGATTTTCCAGATGTGTCGTTTGGGATCGCCCACTGCGGCGCCGGCTTCCTCCGGGAAGCACTCATGCTCGCCTACCATACGGACAACATCTGGACCGACACGTCGGGTACGAACAACTGGCGCCTGTATACGCTGGGCGCGCCGTCCCTCGATGACCTATTTCGCGACCTCGCGCGCGCCTACGGGCCGCACCGCATCGTCTTCGGAACGGATTCGACGGCACCGGAGAGGTACCGTGCGGACATCGTGCGCGAGCAACAGGAGGTCCTTGAGCGGCTCGAGGTTGACGAGCGCGATCGCGCTGCCATCTTCACGAACAACGCACGCCGACTACTTAGACTTTCCCCTTCTGTCGACTACGACGGTGCTCCGACGGAGCGGCGCACGGCCCGGGCGACCGCGGCACGAGGCCCGACATGA
- a CDS encoding VOC family protein translates to MGAVPIFTQDQDRALDFFCSKLGFKVLADYRIGPFRWVSVGREPGETELIVYHPIPDFNGDEFEELSRRIGTWTGIVFLTDNIYETYELWRRRGVVFAGPPERQPWGSWETRFSDFDGNQFHLAERPRPDARA, encoded by the coding sequence GTGGGCGCGGTGCCGATCTTCACCCAGGACCAGGACCGCGCGCTCGACTTCTTCTGCAGCAAACTCGGCTTCAAAGTGCTCGCCGACTATCGGATCGGTCCGTTTCGGTGGGTTTCGGTGGGACGGGAACCCGGCGAGACAGAGCTCATCGTCTACCACCCGATCCCAGACTTCAACGGCGACGAGTTCGAAGAGTTGAGCCGGCGCATCGGCACATGGACTGGGATCGTATTCCTTACCGACAACATTTATGAGACCTACGAGTTATGGAGACGGCGTGGCGTCGTGTTCGCTGGGCCGCCCGAACGTCAGCCCTGGGGAAGCTGGGAGACACGATTTTCGGACTTCGACGGCAACCAGTTTCATCTCGCTGAGCGGCCTCGCCCGGACGCCCGAGCATGA
- a CDS encoding amidohydrolase/deacetylase family metallohydrolase, which translates to MVPVNLEGMAPRYDLLLAGGTVLDPAEGTRAAANVAFAGAYVAAVDPGLRVADAAETVDCSGLLVAPGMIDLHVHVFYGVSHYGIEPDPNCVAKGVTTAVDAGSAGADTFPGFRKYVIDVAATRLYARLNISSMGMLSAAVGELDDLRYASVPKAIATIEQHRDVILGVKVRLTRNQIVSRDAGMKPLYLAREAADAVRLPIMVHPQEAWCESLDDILAVMRDGDMLTHCFHGQSHGILDDDGKVRRSVYAAMERGVIFDVGHGRGSFSWQVAERALRQGVQPQTISSDLHAYNVNGPAFDLATTVSKFLHLGMSLEDALRKVTATPAQTLGMADRIGTLRAGAWGDAVAFELREGEFRFEDSHGEVRTGRQRLVPKTVVRGGRVYRETAAPHAVHHLHHHHAG; encoded by the coding sequence GTGGTACCGGTGAACCTGGAAGGCATGGCCCCGCGATACGACCTGCTACTCGCCGGCGGCACGGTGCTCGACCCCGCCGAGGGGACGCGTGCCGCCGCGAACGTGGCGTTCGCCGGCGCGTACGTCGCGGCCGTGGATCCCGGCCTGCGGGTCGCGGACGCCGCGGAAACCGTCGACTGCTCGGGCCTCCTCGTCGCTCCCGGGATGATCGACCTCCACGTCCACGTCTTCTACGGCGTGAGCCACTACGGCATCGAGCCGGACCCGAACTGCGTCGCGAAGGGCGTGACGACCGCGGTGGACGCGGGCTCGGCGGGCGCCGACACGTTCCCGGGGTTCCGCAAGTACGTCATCGACGTGGCGGCGACGCGCCTCTACGCGCGGCTCAACATCTCCTCGATGGGCATGCTGAGCGCGGCGGTGGGCGAGCTCGACGACCTGCGATACGCCAGCGTGCCCAAGGCGATCGCGACGATCGAGCAGCACCGCGACGTCATCCTCGGCGTCAAGGTGCGCCTCACGCGGAATCAGATCGTGAGCCGGGACGCCGGGATGAAGCCGCTCTACCTGGCGCGGGAGGCCGCGGACGCGGTGCGCCTGCCGATTATGGTGCACCCGCAAGAAGCGTGGTGCGAGTCGCTCGACGACATTCTGGCCGTGATGCGGGACGGCGACATGCTGACCCACTGTTTCCACGGACAGTCGCACGGTATCTTGGACGACGACGGCAAGGTCCGCCGTTCGGTGTATGCGGCGATGGAGCGCGGCGTAATCTTCGACGTCGGGCACGGCCGCGGTAGCTTTTCGTGGCAGGTGGCGGAGCGCGCGCTGCGCCAGGGCGTGCAGCCGCAGACGATCTCGAGCGACCTGCACGCCTACAACGTAAACGGCCCGGCGTTCGACCTCGCCACGACGGTCAGCAAGTTTCTGCACCTCGGCATGTCCCTCGAGGACGCGCTGCGTAAGGTCACCGCGACGCCGGCGCAGACGCTCGGCATGGCCGACCGCATTGGCACGCTGCGGGCCGGTGCCTGGGGAGATGCGGTGGCCTTCGAGTTGCGCGAGGGCGAGTTCCGGTTCGAGGACTCGCACGGCGAGGTACGGACCGGACGGCAGCGCCTGGTGCCGAAGACGGTCGTGCGCGGCGGCCGGGTGTACCGCGAGACGGCGGCCCCGCACGCGGTGCACCACCTTCATCACCACCACGCCGGCTAG
- the metG gene encoding methionine--tRNA ligase: protein MATYYITTPIYYVNGEPHIGHAYTTIAADVAARFKRLAGYDVFFLTGTDEHGVNIARVAERNGVSPQQWCDRIAGEFQALWRRLNISNDDFIRTTEPRHARVVQAIFTRLFETGDIYKGIYEGWYCAPCESYYAETELGPGRTCPIHTNRPVEWTSEESYLFRLSKYRDWLLEYIEARPHVLQPEGPRSEVLSLLRSGLKDIAVSRTTFTWGIPVPFDPKHVIYVWIDALTNYITAAGYLDNPERFARYWPADVHLVGKEIVRFHAVIWPIILHAAKIPVPKQTFAHGWLTFGGQKFSKSLGTVLDPYALAQEIAAESGAEVDVAIDAIRYFLLREIPFGSDGDFSKPALIHRFNADLANDYGNLLNRTLPLVERHFDGRVSAPGPEAGGDAILRETAAAVVGRLDGLIDRLDFRAALETIWEILGAANAYLDREAPWREIGAGNTERAGTILYNTLEAARVATVLLSPWLPTATQRAWEQLGLDGSPASQRLAQAAQWGGLQAGTRVRPGQPIFPRIETTPAAKGQAVARSAPALKAKAAGDGDVTTRGNVVSQISIDEFKKVELRIAEILEAKVVAGADKLLELRIKIGDETRTLAAGIAQHYRPADLVGRKIVVVANLQPRKVRGVESQGMLLAASHGDQVILLTPEKDVPSGAPVS, encoded by the coding sequence ATGGCGACCTACTATATTACGACGCCCATCTACTACGTGAACGGCGAACCGCACATCGGGCACGCCTACACCACGATCGCGGCCGACGTGGCGGCGCGGTTCAAGCGGCTCGCCGGGTACGACGTGTTTTTCCTCACCGGCACGGACGAGCACGGCGTGAACATCGCGCGCGTCGCCGAGCGCAACGGCGTGTCGCCGCAGCAGTGGTGCGACCGGATCGCCGGCGAGTTCCAGGCGCTGTGGCGCCGCCTCAATATCTCCAACGACGACTTCATCCGCACGACCGAGCCGCGCCACGCCAGGGTGGTGCAGGCGATCTTCACCCGGCTCTTCGAGACCGGCGACATCTACAAGGGCATCTACGAGGGCTGGTACTGCGCCCCGTGCGAGAGCTACTACGCGGAGACGGAGTTGGGGCCCGGCAGGACCTGCCCGATTCACACCAACCGGCCGGTCGAGTGGACGTCCGAGGAATCGTACCTGTTCCGGCTCTCGAAGTACCGCGACTGGCTCCTCGAGTACATCGAGGCGCGCCCGCACGTGCTCCAGCCGGAGGGCCCGCGCAGCGAGGTCCTGTCGCTGCTCCGCTCGGGGCTCAAGGACATCGCGGTCAGCCGCACCACGTTCACGTGGGGGATCCCGGTGCCGTTCGATCCCAAGCACGTGATCTACGTCTGGATCGACGCGCTCACCAACTACATCACCGCGGCCGGCTACCTCGACAACCCGGAGCGGTTCGCTCGGTACTGGCCGGCCGACGTCCACCTCGTCGGCAAGGAGATCGTGCGCTTCCACGCGGTGATCTGGCCGATCATCCTCCACGCTGCCAAGATCCCCGTCCCGAAGCAGACCTTCGCGCACGGGTGGCTCACGTTCGGGGGCCAGAAGTTCAGCAAGTCGCTCGGCACCGTCCTCGATCCGTACGCGCTCGCGCAGGAGATCGCCGCCGAATCGGGGGCCGAGGTGGACGTCGCGATCGACGCGATCCGGTACTTCCTGCTGCGCGAGATTCCGTTCGGGTCCGACGGGGACTTCAGCAAGCCGGCGCTGATCCACCGCTTCAACGCCGATCTCGCGAACGACTACGGCAACCTCCTCAACCGCACGCTGCCGCTCGTGGAGCGCCACTTCGACGGCCGCGTCTCCGCCCCCGGCCCGGAGGCGGGGGGCGACGCGATTCTCCGGGAGACGGCCGCGGCGGTCGTCGGGCGTCTGGACGGGCTCATCGACCGGCTCGACTTCCGCGCGGCGCTCGAGACGATCTGGGAGATCCTCGGCGCGGCGAACGCGTACCTCGACCGCGAGGCGCCCTGGCGCGAGATCGGCGCCGGCAATACCGAGCGGGCCGGCACGATCCTCTACAACACGCTCGAGGCCGCGCGCGTCGCGACGGTCCTGCTCTCGCCGTGGCTGCCGACCGCGACGCAGCGGGCCTGGGAGCAATTGGGCCTCGACGGCTCACCTGCATCACAGCGGTTGGCGCAGGCCGCGCAGTGGGGCGGTCTCCAGGCCGGCACGCGCGTCCGGCCCGGGCAGCCGATCTTTCCGAGGATCGAAACCACGCCCGCGGCGAAAGGGCAGGCGGTCGCCCGCTCCGCGCCCGCTCTGAAGGCCAAGGCCGCAGGGGACGGAGACGTTACGACAAGGGGGAATGTGGTGAGCCAGATCTCGATCGACGAATTCAAGAAGGTCGAGCTTCGCATCGCCGAAATTCTCGAAGCCAAGGTGGTCGCGGGCGCGGACAAGTTGCTGGAATTGCGAATCAAGATCGGGGACGAGACCCGCACGCTCGCGGCCGGGATCGCCCAGCACTACCGGCCGGCGGATCTCGTCGGACGGAAGATCGTGGTCGTGGCCAACCTCCAGCCGCGAAAGGTGCGGGGCGTGGAGTCGCAGGGTATGCTGCTCGCGGCCAGCCACGGGGATCAGGTGATTCTGCTGACGCCGGAGAAGGACGTCCCGAGCGGCGCCCCGGTCTCCTGA